A genome region from Variovorax paradoxus includes the following:
- a CDS encoding amidase, which produces MNGDFHIASLRARIARGELSHEALVDQVLDAAAQPAAQHVFTRLYPDAARAAARHADAARKAGVELGPLAGLPVSVKDLYDVAGETTLAGSAVCVGEPAAAHDAVAVARLRTQGAAIVGKTNMTEFAFSGVGINPHYGTPRNPADAAVARIPGGSSSGAAVSVALGLAVAGLGSDTGGSIRIPAALCGIVGFKSTQSRVPRTGAFELARSLDTVCAMAHSVEDCLVADAAIADAPLAVRRRPLQGMRLAVPRTLMFDGIEPAVAKAFDRALQALSAAGAQVIDITLAELAEIASVNAPGGFSPVEAAGVHRERFAAKRDGFDARVAVRIALGTEVRAADYIAMQDRRRDWIGRVERAIEGFDALVCPTVPIVAPPIAALAEDAAFFKANGLLLRNTFAINLLDGCAFSLPCHAPDELPVGLMLSSVRGDDARLAAVALAAQPVLRFG; this is translated from the coding sequence ATGAACGGCGACTTTCACATCGCCTCGCTGCGCGCGCGCATCGCGCGCGGCGAGCTGTCGCACGAGGCGCTGGTCGACCAGGTGCTCGACGCGGCCGCGCAGCCCGCGGCGCAGCACGTGTTCACGCGGCTGTACCCCGATGCCGCACGTGCCGCCGCACGCCATGCCGACGCCGCACGCAAGGCCGGTGTCGAACTCGGTCCGCTGGCCGGCCTGCCGGTGTCCGTGAAGGACCTGTACGACGTGGCCGGCGAAACCACGCTCGCGGGCTCCGCCGTGTGCGTGGGCGAACCCGCCGCGGCGCACGACGCGGTGGCCGTGGCGCGGCTGCGCACGCAGGGCGCGGCCATCGTCGGCAAGACCAACATGACGGAATTCGCGTTCTCGGGCGTGGGGATCAATCCGCACTACGGCACGCCGCGCAACCCGGCCGACGCGGCGGTGGCGCGCATCCCGGGCGGCTCGTCGTCGGGTGCGGCAGTCTCGGTGGCGCTCGGGCTCGCGGTCGCGGGCCTGGGCTCGGACACCGGCGGCTCGATCCGCATCCCGGCCGCGCTGTGCGGCATCGTCGGCTTCAAGAGCACGCAGTCGCGCGTGCCGCGCACCGGGGCCTTCGAACTCGCGCGCTCCCTCGACACGGTGTGCGCGATGGCCCACAGCGTGGAGGACTGCCTGGTGGCCGATGCCGCCATCGCCGACGCGCCGCTCGCCGTGCGCCGCCGTCCGCTGCAGGGCATGCGGCTGGCCGTGCCGCGCACGCTGATGTTCGACGGCATCGAACCCGCCGTGGCGAAGGCCTTCGACCGTGCGCTGCAGGCGCTGTCCGCAGCAGGCGCGCAGGTGATCGACATCACGCTCGCGGAGCTGGCCGAGATCGCAAGCGTCAACGCGCCCGGCGGCTTCTCGCCGGTCGAGGCCGCCGGCGTTCACCGCGAGCGCTTCGCCGCGAAGCGCGACGGCTTCGACGCCCGCGTCGCCGTGCGCATCGCCCTCGGTACCGAGGTGCGCGCCGCCGACTACATCGCCATGCAGGACCGCCGGCGCGATTGGATCGGCCGCGTCGAACGCGCCATCGAAGGCTTCGACGCGCTCGTGTGCCCGACCGTGCCGATCGTGGCGCCGCCCATTGCCGCGCTGGCGGAAGACGCGGCCTTCTTCAAGGCCAACGGCTTGCTGCTGCGCAACACCTTCGCGATCAACCTGCTCGACGGCTGCGCGTTCAGCCTGCCGTGCCACGCGCCGGACGAACTGCCGGTGGGGCTGATGCTGTCGTCGGTGCGCGGCGACGATGCGCGCCTGGCCGCGGTGGCGCTGGCGGCGCAGCCGGTGCTGCGTTTCGGCTGA
- a CDS encoding DUF2848 domain-containing protein, with protein sequence MQQRLNFACESVAADGTRSTALHTVAPRALVVAGWTGRDIAAIEHHIDELAALGVPRPSSVPLYYRVAAQLLTQSPAIEALGDQSSGEAEPVFFFSRGEWWLSVASDHTDRHVESYSVAVSKQMCAKPVAETAWRWTDVQAHQDRLELRSRILEDGRWIDYQRGTLASIRPLAALRDGMPGADDAPEGLFMTCGTLAALPNAKGEGIRPAAQMEIELSDPVLQRRIVHRYAVDTLPVVA encoded by the coding sequence ATGCAACAACGACTGAACTTCGCCTGCGAGAGCGTGGCTGCCGACGGCACCCGCTCCACCGCGCTGCACACCGTGGCGCCCCGCGCGCTGGTGGTGGCCGGCTGGACCGGCCGCGACATCGCGGCCATCGAGCACCACATCGACGAACTCGCGGCGCTCGGCGTGCCGCGCCCGTCGAGCGTGCCGCTGTACTACCGCGTGGCCGCGCAGCTGCTCACGCAATCTCCCGCCATCGAGGCGCTGGGCGACCAGAGCTCCGGAGAGGCCGAGCCCGTGTTCTTCTTCTCTCGCGGGGAGTGGTGGCTCAGCGTGGCGTCGGACCACACCGACCGTCACGTCGAGAGCTACTCGGTGGCCGTGTCCAAGCAGATGTGCGCCAAGCCTGTGGCCGAGACCGCATGGCGCTGGACCGACGTGCAGGCGCACCAGGACCGGCTCGAGCTGCGCTCGCGCATCCTCGAGGACGGCCGCTGGATCGACTACCAGCGCGGCACGCTCGCATCGATCCGTCCGCTGGCCGCACTGCGTGACGGCATGCCCGGTGCCGATGACGCGCCCGAAGGCCTCTTCATGACCTGCGGCACGCTGGCCGCGCTGCCCAACGCGAAGGGCGAAGGCATCCGCCCTGCCGCGCAGATGGAGATCGAGCTGAGCGACCCCGTCCTGCAGCGCCGCATCGTGCACCGCTATGCGGTGGACACACTGCCGGTGGTGGCGTGA
- a CDS encoding MFS transporter, with protein MTEHVLPKATASASATPGATPAPHAQGQPRMGRLAMASSIGTTLEWYDFTVYNIMAALVFNAVFFPSFDPLTGTILAFSTYAVGYISRPLGGMVFGHLGDRLGRRFVLVATLVIMGVSTGLMGLLPTYSTWGIWAPVALVALRFVQGVALGGEWAGAVLLSMEHGKPDERGRNASFTQVGPSCGTLIGTGFIAAVSAWLTPEDFQNWGWRIPFISSVALVLFGLWLRRGVEETPVFREMEEKKSTAKTPIKEVFTQHWRRLLVAGGSRIGSDVLYALVVVFTLTYVTTVLHLSRPLALTATMIGAACNAIAVPYFGSLSDRIGRKPVYIAGALLGILWAFVFFVLMNSAQPFAICVAVVVGLIIHAIMYGPQAAFVTEQFPSRVRYAGSSLAYTLAGILGGGFAPLIIASLYKSWGSTLAVSAYVTGALCVTLVALLVARETARKPLED; from the coding sequence ATGACCGAACATGTTCTTCCGAAGGCCACGGCATCCGCCTCGGCCACGCCGGGCGCTACGCCCGCGCCCCACGCGCAGGGCCAGCCCAGGATGGGCCGCCTGGCCATGGCCAGCTCCATCGGGACCACACTCGAGTGGTACGACTTCACCGTCTACAACATCATGGCCGCGCTGGTCTTCAACGCGGTGTTCTTTCCGTCGTTCGACCCGCTGACCGGCACCATCCTGGCCTTCTCGACCTACGCGGTCGGCTACATCTCGCGTCCGCTCGGCGGCATGGTGTTCGGCCATCTCGGCGACCGGCTCGGCCGGCGCTTCGTGCTGGTGGCCACGCTGGTCATCATGGGCGTGTCCACGGGGCTGATGGGCCTGCTGCCCACCTATTCGACATGGGGTATCTGGGCGCCGGTCGCGCTGGTGGCACTGCGCTTCGTGCAGGGCGTGGCGCTCGGCGGCGAATGGGCCGGCGCGGTGCTGCTGTCGATGGAGCACGGCAAGCCCGACGAGCGCGGCCGCAACGCCTCGTTCACGCAGGTGGGCCCCTCGTGCGGCACGCTGATCGGCACCGGCTTCATCGCCGCCGTGTCGGCCTGGCTGACCCCGGAAGACTTCCAGAACTGGGGCTGGCGCATTCCCTTCATCTCCAGCGTGGCGCTGGTGCTGTTCGGCCTGTGGCTGCGCCGGGGCGTGGAAGAGACGCCCGTCTTCCGCGAGATGGAGGAAAAGAAGTCCACCGCCAAGACCCCGATCAAGGAAGTGTTCACGCAGCACTGGCGCCGCCTGCTGGTGGCCGGCGGCTCGCGCATCGGCTCCGACGTGCTCTACGCGCTGGTGGTGGTGTTCACGCTGACCTACGTGACCACCGTGCTGCACCTGTCGCGTCCGCTGGCCCTGACGGCGACGATGATCGGCGCGGCCTGCAACGCCATCGCAGTGCCCTACTTCGGCAGCCTCTCGGACCGCATCGGCCGCAAGCCCGTGTACATCGCCGGCGCCTTGCTGGGCATCCTGTGGGCGTTCGTGTTCTTCGTGCTGATGAACAGCGCCCAGCCGTTCGCGATCTGCGTGGCGGTGGTGGTCGGACTGATCATCCACGCCATCATGTACGGCCCGCAGGCCGCCTTCGTGACCGAGCAGTTCCCGAGCCGCGTGCGCTACGCCGGCTCGTCGCTGGCCTACACGCTCGCCGGCATCCTGGGCGGCGGCTTCGCGCCGCTGATCATCGCGAGCCTCTACAAGTCGTGGGGCAGCACGCTGGCCGTGTCGGCGTACGTGACGGGTGCGCTGTGCGTCACGCTGGTCGCGCTGCTGGTGGCGCGTGAAACCGCCAGGAAGCCGCTGGAAGACTGA